In the Ipomoea triloba cultivar NCNSP0323 chromosome 6, ASM357664v1 genome, one interval contains:
- the LOC116023669 gene encoding uncharacterized protein LOC116023669, protein MGSAELDIPDTEISSQSQRPRPRSMEDDDEESTPEIVRTMKVVGDGDDNSVKGNNNYSYSSYNDKNDDDVVYVGNEEKPSKGEIFSWYFYGLCSYFIHTLLIPIVFPLIVSHTVPPPQQLWSPIHRDGGCSVKELQIYTTVTNRIIKIGGANFSPLDWISFSWGIGLILVAPLLGILSVHLDFGRNQQIVAAAATGAGALFCLPAGFFRTRWIFPPYIAVIVAANTISNSSHARHLGLMVRGLVGNSIRQRHFPDRRSVASWLSLHATAAGCLGAAAISAFTYHMLRNSDGFTSLWVVSIFSGLIWVLGMAHIFGSNRPGNTPSPNDGPTQKAHMISIFKYPHAAGSLAGVFLSSFVTMCIFAGAVLYAIGDLCVEAPILLYLWLTYFIFPIISLPLTHPIQQLMKLDAVKMQLLGFLLSVLTSGFGFYYRRAKWSSGHLLLFAAIQSTATGFLHAFGRVLLLDCSPAGKEGAFSVWFSWVRALGSCAGYALASAFPGNISKSFGTAFCAACLGKIILIFGNISSFGGAKAAGNVREYSEKGSPVAAVVEDDNVKVHAGGKTEV, encoded by the exons ATGGGATCGGCGGAGTTGGACATCCCTGACACCGAAATCAGTAGTCAATCTCAGAGGCCGAGGCCGAGGTCGATGGAAGACGACGATGAAGAATCGACGCCGGAAATTGTGAGGACGATGAAGGTtgtcggggacggggacgatAATAGTGTAAAGGGTAATAACAACTACAGTTACAGTAGTTATAATGataagaatgatgatgatgttgtatATGTGGGGAATGAAGAGAAGCCTTCAAAGGGAGAAATATTTAGCTGGTATTTCTATGGCCTCTGCTCCTACTTCATACACACCCTTCTTATTCCTATTGTGTTTCCTCTCATCGTTAGCCACACCGTTCCTCCGCCTCAACAACTTTGGTCGCCCATTCACAGAGACGGCGGATGTTCCGTCAAGGAATTGCAAAT ATACACAACAGTGACAAATCGGATTATAAAGATCGGCGGCGCTAACTTTTCCCCGCTGGACTGGATATCCTTTTCTTGGGGGATTGGCCTAATTCTAGTGGCCCCACTACTCGGAATTCTGTCCGTCCACCTCGACTTTGGCCGGAATCAGCAAATCGTCGCCGCAGCCGCCACCGGAGCAGGAGCTCTCTTCTGCCTCCCCGCCGGGTTCTTCAGGACCAGATGGATCTTCCCGCCGTACATCGCCGTCATCGTGGCCGCCAACACCATTTCCAACTCCTCCCACGCCCGCCACCTCGGCCTCATGGTCCGCGGCCTCGTCGGAAACTCAATCCGGCAACGACATTTTCCGGACAGAAGATCGGTGGCCAGCTGGCTCTCCCTCCACGCCACGGCGGCGGGGTGCCTCGGCGCCGCCGCGATCTCCGCTTTTACTTATCATATGCTCCGAAACTCCGACGGATTCACGAGCTTGTGGGTCGTGTCGATCTTTAGCGGCCTTATATGGGTTTTGGGGATGGCCCACATTTTTGGGTCGAACCGACCCGGAAACACACCCTCCCCGAATGATGGCCCGACCCAGAAAGCCCATATGATTTCCATATTCAAATACCCGCACGCGGCCGGGAGCTTAGCCGGAGTTTTCCTTTCATCTTTCGTTACAATGTGCATTTTCGCCGGAGCTGTTTTGTACGCAATCGGAGACCTCTGCGTAGAAGCTCCGATTCTGCTATACCTATGGCTGACGTATTTCATCTTCCCAATAATTTCCCTTCCATTAACGCACCCAATTCAGCAACTGATGAAACTCGACGCGGTAAAAATGCAGCTTCTAGGGTTCCTCTTATCGGTCCTAACATCCGGGTTCGGGTTCTACTACCGCCGCGCCAAATGGAGCAGCGGTCACCTCCTCCTCTTCGCCGCGATCCAGAGCACCGCCACCGGTTTCCTCCACGCGTTCGGGCGCGTGCTGCTGCTGGACTGCTCGCCGGCGGGGAAAGAAGGGGCGTTTTCGGTGTGGTTCTCGTGGGTCCGGGCGCTGGGCTCCTGCGCCGGGTACGCGCTTGCGTCAGCATTCCCCGGGAATATCAGCAAGTCGTTTGGGACGGCGTTCTGTGCCGCGTGCCTTGGGAAGATAATACTGATATTTGGGAATATAAGCAGTTTTGGAGGGGCAAAAGCGGCAGGAAATGTGAGGGAGTACAGTGAAAAGGGTTCGCCGGTGGCCGCCGTCGTCGAGGACGACAACGTTAAGGTTCACGCCGGAGGGAAGACGGAAGtctaa
- the LOC116023076 gene encoding myb family transcription factor PHL11-like codes for MVMDGMYAGGGGGAGGSCYSYGDGGGGGGGVMMTRDPKPRLRWTADLHDRFVDAVTKLGGPDKATPKSVLRLMGLKGLTLYHLKSHLQKYRLGQQGKKQNAGDQNKENSGDSCRQFSIHSSATSTPSSSMNCMQGEIPFGDAVRCQIEVQNRLQEQLEVQKKLQMRIEAQGKYLQAILEKAQKSLSIDMNSPSSVEATRAQLNDFNLALSSFMENMNGESIGKAMNANLPSSDFLGEEEEDDKRDINIKLHGSSMNFDLNCGSSHDFVAANGR; via the exons ATGGTGATGGACGGAATGTACGccggcggtggcggtggcgctGGAGGGAGCTGTTACTCGTATGgggacggcggcggcggcggcggcggagtgATGATGACGAGAGATCCGAAGCCGAGGCTGAGATGGACGGCTGATCTTCATGATCGGTTTGTAGATGCTGTCACCAAGCTTGGTGGCCCTGACA AAGCAACGCCAAAATCTGTGCTGAGATTGATGGGGTTGAAGGGGTTGACATTGTACCATCTCAAGAGCCATTTGCAG AAGTATAGGCTTGGACAGCAGGGCAAGAAACAAAATGCAGGAGACCAGAACAAAGAGAACAGTG GGGATTCTTGTAGACAGTTCAGTATACATTCATCAGCCACAAGTACCCCTTCATCAAGCATGAACTGTATGCAAGG AGAAATCCCATTTGGAGATGCAGTAAGATGTCAGATTGAAGTACAGAACAGATTACAAGAACAGCTTGAG GTGCAAAAGAAGCTGCAGATGAGAATAGAGGCACAGGGGAAGTACTTGCAAGCAATACTGGAGAAAGCACAGAAGAGTCTGTCCATAGACATGAACTCCCCCAGCAGTGTAGAGGCAACAAGAGCTCAGCTTAATGACTTCAACTTGGCTCTCTCCAGCTTCATGGAGAACATGAATGGAGAAAGCATTGGGAAAGCCATGAATGCCAACTTGCCAAGCTCTGATTTTCTTGGggaagaggaggaggatgaCAAGAGGGACATCAACATCAAGCTCCATGGAAGCTCAATGAATTTCGATTTGAATTGTGGGAGTAGCCACGATTTTGTTGCTGCCAATGGAAGATGA